The window acacacacacacacacacacacacgattcaGCCATGCTAAGCTAAGTGTCCAAACTTCGGAGGCTCCTTTATGCAAATAGTGGAGAGCTCAAAAAAAATCTATAGATAGTCATCacaacattgacagtaacaggtacagtatAATTAATAAGGGCAGATATTTTGTAttcaatattgttccagaactgaccaacaagACAGCAATTccagatcatgtgaagataCGTACCTTGAGCTTTTAGTGGGCAGAACATGCATAAAAGGgctgtttatttttcatgtggtgcatttttaCAGGGGtgagatttgtcctatgaatgaaatttgattgaatttgctgatggtctggattgcgtgatacttctgcaatgttagaccatacatcatgccagtcaagatcaaAACTCAGGTCTGGCAATCACATACCCatatcctctcaataggaaggcccAAGAggccagatatcactaagaactgataaagcctaaATGCCATACCATAGTATGGACGGGCAGAGCTCTCTGCCAGGGGAAACCCTATGCCTTGAGTGACGACCTTAActaaaggtaaaagaaaaaagaggaacgtcgTAGCCAAGCCAAAATTAATCCAACTGAATAATTTAACCCTGAGCCTTTTGATTATTGAAAACAAGAGGAAATCCTTCACAGACAGGAAGGTTTCCCTTTTGTGTaataaatttccaaaatattGTGGCAAAAACAATCCGGTGTGGTAAACAATGTAGGGGAACAAACGGCCTGCATGATAGATGTGTGATTACCAGGATCTGGCATGGCTGGACAGTTGATCATAGCAGTGTCATGTAAACCCCAGAGAGCTATCGGCCTTAGTTTAGCACTCACAGGGGGTGATACAAACATGATGGTATCCAGGTTGCGTTGTAATAAATGTCTCTTTGGGAAAAAACAAGTGGTCAGACATACCTGAGAGTATTACACATTTGTTCTAAAAAGCTGCATGTGCCTTCCTATATATTGTTAATGACTAATGAGTCAGAGAAAAGCAGCCAAAATCTTTAGAAACACAGGAAATTGTATTGAATATAAAAGCAGAATCACTCAGGCAGGAAAGGAGTCGAGGTCAATGCAATATTGTTGATCATAGGAAGCTCGTCTTGGTTATtaacaatgacaaaaacaaacagaggtGGGTCTATAGTTGGCCGTTTTGGAGCAGGACAGCGACAAGTACAAGTGGGGTTTTCCTACAGTGGAGGAGGGCTCTCCAGGGCCCTTCAGGACATAAAAGACGCCTCTGGGCTGCCAGAATCCCTTTCAATACACAGAGGTtttgcaaaggaaaaaaaaactccaaactaGGAcctttgttcctttgttcaTGTTCTCAAGTGTTCTTTTGGGAGCACATAGGTGAACTCAGGGTGTTCTATATCTAGGGTGTGACTGCAACCACACAATAACATTCAGATCAATCCCCATCTGCAGGACGTCTCAGGCTGAGTAGATGTATAGATTACTAGAACAGAGTAATGCAAACTGCAAGCAATAGGAAGACAAACCCTATTAGTGAACCATACCGTTCCCATGCATTGTCAGTTGGTGCCAGAGCAGGATGTGTTTATTGTATCTGTGCTAATGTTGTGATATAACAGGTTTTGGGGGATTTTGGATAACCTTTTGGGTATTTTAAGcattaatttttgacaggacagctgaatacATTAAAGGGGAAAGAGGAaagaatgacatgcaacaaagggccgcaggttggagtcaaacctgggcccgctgcgtcgaggagtaaacttctGTATAtaggcgcccgctctaccaactgagctatctgggtgccaagaaaaataaaaataattatgagGGTTAACAGTTAAAAATGGAAGTAGTTGCTGCAGAGTTTGGTCAAGCTACATATTGTATCAGGCAAAGGAAGCAAAACAGCTACTGGCTGTATAATAATCATCAGTACAGCTTATAAAATGAGCTAATAGCCCACTGCTCCATCTGCATTGATGCTACTGACACACTGCCAGctgcaaaaataaaattgtatgcACATAACATGGAGTCTAGTGACATCTGGCGGTCAAACAAACAGACTACAGTCCAGAGCGTGGAGATGAGTGGGGGAAAATGTGGCTCCAGGCAGATcagtagttttgtttttcttaaacaAATGAAAGACTAAACAGATCTACCATTTCGGTCTTGAACTGAAGAATAAAGAAACACATGAATGAAGACACGACCCGTGCTGTGCTTCATTTCTTACCTTGAAATATCTTTTATTAAAAGGAATGCCACCGTACTCGTACAATTGGAGCACCAGAAAAAGCTGTGGACACTTGGTTCAACATTGCTGAATCCTTAAAAACCCATGCTGTGGACTTGTGCAACAGCCTTCTAACCTCCATTTGCACATGTGTTTGGTTCCTTAtcttatgtctgtctgtgtgtgtctgcttatgtgtgtttgtgtatatctgtttctgTATGTATTATTTGTAAGCTGCGgacatagaatagaatagaaggcctttatgtcattatacacaagtacacggtaattgtgcaacgagattaaggcaatcctttgcagtgttgacacaaaaaaaaaaaaaagaatataacagtataaaatataacagtataaaatatcaaaaaatataaagtcaagatataaagtgtagtgactgttcaagtatacatatataacatgCGCAGCGCTACTGCGAAAGCAGGTAGTTCAAGGTTAATCCATATCTTGTAATTCAGATATAGATAACAAATCCTTTAGAACGGTCACATGTGATAATGAGATATGTACTATTAAGTAATGGCCTACATATCTTATCACACAGCATAGTATCTCTATAGATTCTGTCACGATATTGTGCGTTCCTGAGGTATCAACCACGTTATACAGGTCTAAATACTACTGGTCACAGCGGTGAAGCAAGAGAAGTAAGacagtcgggggggggggggcggctgtGGATGGAGTCAGTGATATGTGAGTTCAGGGGgttatggccttcgggaagaaactgttctgagtctgttggtccgtgtTGATGCACcgtagcgccttcctgagggcaacagtcaaacagatcagagccggggtgggagctgtccttaTGATGTTCCTGCTCTGCTGAGCAGGGGAGGGTGATGTCCGTCAGGgggggagagggcagccggtgatcttctgtgctgaccttacaaccctctgcagctCTCCTGTCGCCACGGTGCAGCTGGGTACcatactgtgatgcagtaggtcagcaggctctcgatggatgagcggtagaaggtcagagcaagttggagtccaggtGTACTTCTGAGGCCCTAGGAAGTGAGTCGCTGCTGGGCCTTTTGATGAACGCgtgatgttggctgaccaggagatgtcagctgagatgaggacaCCAAGAAACGGGAATGTGTggaccctctccacacactcgccgttgatgtacaggggggCTAGGTCGGTGCTCATCTTTGCAAGCGacgatgatctccttggtttcttggtgttcagagacaGGTTGTTCTCCGAAACAcaagctgccaagttcaggacttcctctctgtaggctgcctcgtctcccttgagatgagtccgaccactgtgtgtgtcgtcagcaaacttgacgatgaggttgttgttgtgggtcggactgcagtcgtgggtgtagaAGGGCAGTACAGGAGGGGGCTCAGCACGCAGCCCTGTGGGGAGCCAGTACTCAGCATACATCATTcctactgttgtgtttttatgtttttttttgtggtcctGGGATACGTTCTCCTGTCTCACCATATTGTTCgtaatctttaaataaaaacacgtaatcacaaaaataaatgccACTGTAAATCTGTCATTCATTGTTTTAAGAGGCAACCCAACTATTTCTGCTTGGAAAACATTAGGACAATAGTGCTTGTACCGGGAAGCTTTTgattttattcaactttttttctgcttcaCACATTACGACACTAGTTACCAGACAGACGTAACCTGAGTACTTTTAACATATTACTGCCAACAATGGTCACTTAGCATGTTGTTCTATTCTGAAGCCCACAGTACGGTAAAGGGCCGGCTAATATACATCCCTACTTTTCAATCCCAAGCTTCACTATACGAATAATTAGCTCGTTATTCAAGGTGGACACATCAACCCGATAGCAGCAAAGATATTTCAGTCACACATTATATCAGAGACAGTCTTCCACTGTCAAgcctgattttatttttcacagaGAACAAAATCTTCTCATGATAACAACTTATATTTTGAACATAAGAATTAGAAGAATTCATGAATACTGTCCCAATACTGGAAGAAACAAAACTACTATATTTATGTTCCAAACACCTTCTCAAAACCTTGTTTGTCCACCACGCGTCCAAaattaatagaaaaataaaacgtCTCCGGACAGCTGTATCTCTTTAGTTTCACTATCGTCTCATTTACAGAGTCTCCTGTGTCCCCAATGGTCATAACATCTGACACAGGCATGTAGATGTCCTGCCGCCTGCCCCAGAAAGTGAGGTGGGACACTTTGAGCGTGGTCTGGGAAGGGTCCAGGTACATCATCCCCACAACCCTCCTGAAGAAGTGACTGGCAGTGTACAGCATGACACCAGCAAACAGCGCTATCCCTGTTGTGTAGCTGACAAGAAAGAAGGGTATGTCTCCTTGAAAGTAGAGGAGGTACACTGGTGGCAAGATGACCACGGTGATTgcagtttggagcagtttgatCCTGGATAACGCTCTGAGGAGCTTAATGTGTGGCAGGTTGTAAATCATGGTGTACTTCTGTGTGGACAAGTCAGAGTACCTGACCAGGGCTGTGATTTTAGGTATAAGGGGTCCATGGAAGCTCTGCTGGATGggtgtctgacctgttgaatgAGGGTGCACACCATCGGGTATCCGACCTGTAAGTAGACACGATCCTCTAGTACTGGACAGGATGTGGGAGGATAACCTGCGCAGCAGCACTGACCTGATCTGTAATAAAATAACAGATATGTGTGACACTGTACTAGAGCCAAAACAATGTGCATTGATGAATTGATCAATTGAAATGCACTATGTATCTGGAAAAACttcattgttgtcatttttaagcGACAATGCTTTACATCCCTGGTTTCAGTATGTCAAATATGAGTATTTGctatttttcttaattttctatGACAATAAACTAGGaatgggcaatatggagaaaatctaatatcacaatattttggaCCAAATACCTCCATATTGATACTGCGATGATATTGTAAGGTTGacaatgagatttgtgataaCTAACCAGCACTAATGTTAATTAAGTGGTTAAAGGAAATTAAAGAAGACtcagaacagtctggtaaggtcagaaaatgacatgttTACTGCAATGCAGGTCGTAAAAACCAGGaatattaatcttttttttttaaacggatttctgactttttttaaagaacagctGATTAAGCAAAACAATTACCTGGCAATGAATTAATAGTACGTTGATACAATTTTACACTTAATTATTCAAAGTAATGCAACAcagcaacaaaatgtacataaataGTTATTTTGGCCACGCTATGTATTAACATAGCATAGGCATCATATGGCTGCAGTTGCACTTTGTGTGATGCTGTTGTGTAACAGGTTTTCAATTCAGGTTCAGAACCCAATAAAGCATAATATGCAGACAGCAGACATaactaacaaaaaaatagtGTGGGAGTATAACCAGAGTTGAAAAATGTAGATACACACTGAGCTGTCCAAGGCAGTTAGCTTCTAGGCTAAAGCTCAACTTTTCACATTATTTTCTCATGTCTTGCTAAACATTGAAAGCCATATAGCTAAGGGTTTGAGAAAGAAATAGACTCACCATGACTGACGACCAGCTAAAACATAGAAACACGACTCCTCTTTTCAGAAACCAGAGACATACCAAAGGTAACACTTTAAGAGCTATACGTACTTCCTCTGACCCGGATATACTCACCAACCGTGTTTTGCTTCTGTTTTCGTTGCTCGCGTGAGCCCCCTTGCGGGAAAGTCATAAATTGTTACTTTAGATATAGCTATTACattgatgttttattaaaatCTCACCTGAACCTAAACTTACATTTTTGATTCAAAACATCACACACGTAAGAGTACAGTGTGATCTAATATCTATATTCTACAAAAGAACTCAAGCCGTTAGTGTTATCtctatttttgattaattgtaCAGGTAAGACATTCTGATTCTGAGCCACAGTCCACACTCCATACCAGTTGGTGGCGGTTAAGCGCCAAATCGTTGTTTGCCAACCGCCAATACACCTcattgaagaagaaaaataaagaactgAAAATTGACAGCTTGCTGTTTCAGGTTTTTGCCTTTTAAGTGTTTTGTTGATCGGTTTAAGTTGCTAATGTTGCGATTTAGCCAGCTAGACGGAGCATGACCTTATGTCAAATAAGGCGTAACCAGGACAACAATGCTGCAGATGGGAGATGAAGTCACCCTGTACTCGGTCGTCTTTGTGGTCGTCCTGCTGGGGACCCGGAGCCCGATTTGGACAACCGTCCTCACCGTCTCCCTCTACCTCTTTCTGGCCCTGTTCCGGTTCCCCCAGGTACCGACTAGCCGAGCCCGGCAGGTGCTGCACCCAGCCAAAGGCGTGTCGGAGGTCGCTCACCGGGGCGGTGGGCACGACGCACCGGAGAACACGATAGTCGCTATTCGGGAGGTGAGGGGGGGTTGGAGGGCTAAAGTTAAAATCCCAGGCTGGGAACGTTCTTACTCACAACCTCCCACAGCGTGTGTTACCAatggtaaaaaaggagcacacgACCACTAGCATATCTTCATATCTTCTCCTGACTGAATTGAAAAATATTGCCAATTTgccatagctagctagctctgtaACATGGCAGGCAGTAACATTTGTACTAACTAGGAATGGGGAAGAAAATATCATGGGGACCAGGATTTACCCCATCATCAGGACGTAATGTGCCATTTAACAACTGGTGACCAACATTGTTTCATCAGAAGTCACCAGCAGCCCTACAGATGCATTACACCTGCATACATTATCCACACTGCTTTTTATTCAACTGCTGTATCCATAGAAGGCAAGTGTATGTGACTGTTTCACATAGAATTTTTAAGGCCTCTGAAATGATTATATGATGATATGTGTACTGAACAGGGTGTTCTTCATTTGAAAACTTAATGTTAAATGTGCCTACGCTCTCCAGTGAAAAACTACATAATAGAGGCTATATTTGAGTTGTTTGTTGTTCCTTTTGTAGGACAGCATACACCAGTATAAACCCAGTATATCCATATCTGTTTAATAGAAAGTCAAAGTCACAGAGGTTAAAGTTAGGGTTCAGTCtgacttttaactttttaaatgaaGGTTTTGACAGATTTCTGGCCATGACCAGAAGGAGAACCCTTCTGAAATATTTGGCTTTAAACACGGCTGTCCTGCTTTAGGCCAGTAAGAATGGGGCGACAGGCGTGGAGTTGGATCTGGAGTTCTCAGCAGACGGCGTTCCGATACTGATGCACGATGAGACTGTGGACCGGACCACTAACGGTTTGGGTCCACTCAGTCAGATGACACTGTCCGATCTGGGGAGACTGGATGCAGCTGCTAAACATCGACTCAAGTAAGAAATGGGTGCATAGGTAGGTCACCCGGTAGAGCGTGCACCCCTTGTACAGGTAAAGCCCATCGACACAGCGGCCCCAGGTTCAATTccaacctgctgccctttgctgcatggtattccccctctctcttgcccttatgtctaagctgtcctatcaaataaaggcctaaaaccTTTGTAGCACCGAAGCGTGATATCATAGTATGACAATAACAATACCAGAATAATAAACTACACATAACTATAAGATTTATGAATGTTGGCAATTAGCTACTCTAGACAATGTACCTAATGCCCCTAAGTAATGTAAATACTTTTACTATTTAATGACACAGGAGCATGAAGTCTGTGCAAATGTTTTACATGTAtgatttgtaatattattaccTAGGGGCCCTTGTAGTTATTATATTACCCAGCCTTACAGATGAAAAATGTGTGCTATCTACATATAGTGTCAGACAGATGCTAGAAGCCTTTATATACAGAGATATATGAACATTATCACATTTTTATCATAATCCAGCCATGGAAAAGTTAGCTGTATCTCTGATCAAAGTTGAGTG of the Etheostoma spectabile isolate EspeVRDwgs_2016 chromosome 2, UIUC_Espe_1.0, whole genome shotgun sequence genome contains:
- the tmem186 gene encoding transmembrane protein 186, with the translated sequence MIRSVLLRRLSSHILSSTRGSCLLTGRIPDGVHPHSTGQTPIQQSFHGPLIPKITALVRYSDLSTQKYTMIYNLPHIKLLRALSRIKLLQTAITVVILPPVYLLYFQGDIPFFLVSYTTGIALFAGVMLYTASHFFRRVVGMMYLDPSQTTLKVSHLTFWGRRQDIYMPVSDVMTIGDTGDSVNETIVKLKRYSCPETFYFSINFGRVVDKQGFEKVFGT